A region of Planococcus sp. MSAK28401 DNA encodes the following proteins:
- a CDS encoding NADP-dependent oxidoreductase produces the protein MTPNTYKEIQLANRPEGTPTDSDFNFVEKDIPTIGANELLLKTLYLSVDPYMRGRMKDQKSYVAPFELNKAISGGVLAEVIESNSDDFKQGDIVTGTLDWAQYNVADAKSVQKVDPSIAPITTRLGILGLTGLTAYFGLLDIGKPQQGETVVVSGAAGAVGSVVGQIAKLKGAHVVGIAGSQEKIDYLINELGFDEAVNYKDDNFKEAFKKAIPNGVDVYFDNVGGEVSDAVIFEINRNARVVLCGAISAYNNPEGDIGPRIQWKFITTSSMMKGFTLGDYAHDFKTGAQDLGKWLQEGKLKYEETIVEGFEKTPEAFLGLFEGSNLGKQLVKVADPEFAKL, from the coding sequence ATGACCCCAAACACATACAAAGAAATCCAATTGGCGAACCGCCCAGAAGGCACGCCGACTGACAGCGACTTTAATTTTGTCGAAAAAGACATCCCGACAATCGGCGCGAATGAATTATTGCTGAAAACTTTATATCTTTCCGTCGATCCGTATATGCGCGGCCGCATGAAAGACCAGAAATCCTATGTGGCACCGTTCGAATTGAACAAAGCGATTTCAGGCGGAGTGCTCGCTGAAGTCATCGAGTCGAATTCCGATGATTTCAAACAAGGCGATATCGTCACTGGCACATTGGACTGGGCGCAGTATAATGTGGCGGATGCGAAATCAGTGCAAAAAGTCGATCCATCTATTGCACCGATCACGACTCGTCTCGGCATACTCGGCTTGACTGGCCTAACAGCCTACTTCGGCCTGCTCGATATCGGCAAGCCGCAACAAGGCGAAACGGTCGTCGTCTCAGGCGCAGCAGGAGCTGTCGGTTCAGTCGTCGGGCAGATCGCCAAACTGAAAGGCGCACACGTCGTCGGCATCGCCGGTTCACAGGAAAAGATCGACTACCTGATCAACGAACTTGGATTCGACGAAGCCGTGAACTATAAAGACGATAATTTCAAAGAAGCATTCAAAAAAGCCATCCCGAACGGCGTTGACGTCTATTTCGACAATGTCGGCGGCGAAGTATCGGACGCGGTCATTTTTGAAATCAACCGCAACGCACGCGTCGTGTTGTGTGGCGCCATCTCTGCTTACAACAACCCAGAAGGAGATATCGGCCCGCGCATCCAGTGGAAATTCATCACGACAAGCTCGATGATGAAAGGCTTCACGCTCGGCGATTACGCACATGATTTCAAAACCGGTGCACAAGATCTCGGCAAATGGCTGCAAGAAGGCAAACTGAAATACGAAGAAACAATCGTAGAAGGCTTTGAGAAAACACCGGAAGCTTTCCTTGGCCTATTCGAAGGCAGCAACCTAGGCAAGCAATTGGTGAAAGTCGCTGACCCTGAGTTTGCTAAACTGTAA
- the nhaC gene encoding Na+/H+ antiporter NhaC has product MFHIKAILSPGTKEAAALVALVVVIISASIIRFEAAPHVPILLAILLLMCYGLAKKLSYRELERGLIEGAGAGMGAVFLFFFIGILISSWMMSGTIPTLIYAGFSLVTPLFFFAVVFVVTAIIGLSVGSSLTTVATVGVALIGIAGALDLSLAITAGAIVSGAFFGDKMSPLSDTTNLAASIVGVDLFEHIRNMGWTTIPAFILTLIFFGVLSPSVTLDHTEDIALFKEGLLETGLIHWYAMAPLVVLIALTVLKVPAVLTLAASSAVALVVSLFHQSLQASSMLGILFGGYESKTGIDEIDALLSRGGMESMFFTIALVLLALSMGGLLFKLGIIQSLLAKIESLLKKVSSVIVASALTAIGTNILVGEQYLSILLTGQAFSESYGKVGLAGKNLSRVMEDAGTVVNPLVPWSVCGIFIASVLDVSTLEYLPFAFFCLLSPLLTVLLGVSGKTLTYIEKSPVK; this is encoded by the coding sequence ATGTTTCATATTAAAGCGATTTTATCACCGGGCACGAAAGAAGCGGCAGCGCTGGTCGCACTGGTCGTCGTAATCATTAGCGCCAGCATCATCCGATTCGAAGCGGCGCCGCATGTGCCGATCTTACTGGCGATCTTGTTGCTGATGTGCTACGGATTGGCTAAAAAATTATCGTATCGCGAACTGGAGCGGGGACTGATCGAAGGCGCGGGCGCAGGAATGGGCGCCGTGTTCTTGTTCTTCTTCATCGGCATCCTCATCAGCAGCTGGATGATGAGCGGAACGATCCCGACTTTGATCTATGCCGGGTTCAGCCTGGTGACGCCATTATTTTTCTTTGCGGTGGTCTTTGTCGTCACGGCGATCATCGGGCTGTCTGTTGGCAGCTCGTTGACGACAGTGGCGACGGTCGGCGTGGCTTTGATCGGCATCGCCGGAGCGCTGGATTTGTCGCTGGCCATCACGGCAGGCGCGATCGTCTCGGGTGCCTTTTTCGGGGACAAGATGTCGCCGTTATCGGATACGACCAACTTGGCCGCTTCCATTGTCGGCGTCGATCTCTTCGAACACATCCGCAATATGGGATGGACGACGATTCCTGCTTTTATTCTGACGCTGATTTTCTTCGGTGTGTTATCGCCGTCGGTTACTTTGGACCATACCGAGGACATTGCCCTTTTCAAGGAAGGTTTGCTTGAGACGGGGTTGATCCATTGGTACGCCATGGCGCCTCTCGTCGTCTTGATCGCCTTGACGGTATTGAAAGTGCCTGCGGTTTTGACTTTAGCTGCTAGTTCAGCGGTAGCGCTTGTCGTTTCTTTGTTCCACCAGAGCTTGCAAGCCTCGTCGATGCTCGGCATCCTATTCGGCGGCTATGAATCAAAGACTGGGATTGACGAAATCGATGCGCTGCTTTCACGAGGCGGCATGGAAAGCATGTTCTTCACCATCGCTTTGGTGTTGCTCGCACTCAGCATGGGCGGATTATTATTCAAACTCGGCATTATTCAAAGTTTGTTGGCGAAAATCGAAAGCCTGCTGAAGAAAGTGTCTTCTGTCATCGTCGCGTCCGCCTTGACGGCGATCGGCACGAATATCCTCGTCGGGGAACAGTATTTATCGATCCTGCTGACGGGACAAGCGTTCAGTGAATCGTACGGAAAAGTCGGACTGGCCGGAAAGAACTTGAGCCGCGTCATGGAAGATGCGGGGACGGTCGTCAATCCGCTCGTTCCGTGGAGCGTCTGCGGGATTTTCATCGCCTCGGTGTTGGATGTTTCGACATTGGAGTATTTGCCGTTTGCGTTCTTCTGCTTGCTGTCGCCTCTTTTGACGGTGTTGCTCGGAGTGAGCGGGAAAACTTTGACGTATATTGAAAAATCTCCTGTAAAGTGA
- a CDS encoding DUF1643 domain-containing protein, with protein sequence MSLIPAEHLKQSFSVEAKFYDVEIENEKILMRREARIRRNGVFTTRADAVIVMINPSNCAQAGETTKSPGDAEWIPTKPNPTQYQLMNLMERQEWNLITLINLSDICEGNIGNFKIIENKFNRTGISHSLFQEDNVQDREALLASADHLIFAWGSSTVAKRLAAQFGLFQEGNPEKSYEHAKAWMAAENGFPRHPKPATVADRIVWLDKMEDLL encoded by the coding sequence GTGTCGCTGATTCCAGCTGAACACTTGAAGCAAAGCTTTTCAGTCGAGGCAAAGTTCTATGATGTCGAAATAGAGAACGAAAAGATTCTCATGCGCCGTGAAGCACGCATCAGGCGAAATGGCGTTTTTACCACTCGAGCAGATGCGGTGATCGTCATGATCAACCCGTCCAATTGTGCACAAGCTGGCGAAACCACAAAGAGCCCCGGGGACGCGGAGTGGATTCCAACCAAACCGAATCCGACGCAATACCAGTTGATGAACTTGATGGAGCGGCAAGAATGGAATTTGATCACGCTCATCAATTTATCGGATATTTGCGAAGGGAATATCGGGAACTTCAAAATCATTGAAAACAAGTTCAATAGAACGGGTATCTCCCACTCGCTATTCCAAGAAGACAATGTGCAAGACCGTGAAGCTTTGCTGGCGTCCGCAGATCACCTCATTTTTGCCTGGGGTTCATCGACTGTCGCCAAAAGGCTCGCTGCACAGTTCGGCTTGTTCCAAGAGGGCAACCCGGAAAAGTCTTATGAACACGCGAAAGCATGGATGGCAGCTGAAAATGGTTTCCCGCGCCATCCGAAACCCGCAACGGTTGCGGACCGGATCGTCTGGTTAGATAAGATGGAAGATTTGCTTTAG
- a CDS encoding DUF2975 domain-containing protein, with translation MKRETLFLKVVLFLMALPVIALCIFVVPPLSSIIQDGPDQLAFLQYVFVALLYATAVAYFVALYQTYKLLSFIDDNIAFSVRSVTAIKNIKRCALVITGIYVLAMPLFYIIAEIDDAPGLILMGAAIGFGALVIAVFAAVLQKLLTHAIDIKSENDLTV, from the coding sequence ATGAAACGGGAGACTTTGTTTTTGAAAGTGGTGCTATTCCTCATGGCGCTGCCGGTCATCGCGCTTTGCATCTTCGTGGTGCCACCGCTTTCGAGCATTATCCAGGACGGGCCGGATCAGCTGGCGTTTTTGCAATATGTGTTTGTCGCCTTGCTTTATGCAACGGCGGTTGCGTATTTCGTCGCGCTGTACCAGACTTATAAATTATTGAGCTTTATCGATGACAATATCGCCTTCTCTGTGCGCTCAGTGACGGCGATCAAAAACATCAAACGGTGTGCGCTGGTGATTACCGGCATTTACGTTCTCGCGATGCCGTTGTTTTACATCATCGCAGAAATTGATGATGCCCCGGGACTGATCCTCATGGGCGCAGCAATCGGCTTCGGCGCACTTGTCATCGCCGTTTTCGCAGCGGTTTTGCAGAAGCTGCTGACGCACGCCATCGACATCAAATCAGAAAACGATCTTACGGTCTGA
- the nadA gene encoding quinolinate synthase NadA, which produces MTSLLEELQMADAMPKSYLTASAEELHERAKRARAALGERLYILGHHYQKDEVIHYADVTGDSLQLSQIAGRQTADYILFCGVHFMAETADILTEPHQAVILPDTRAGCSMADMANIDQTERAWQELQKLYGDTIVPLTYVNSTAAIKAFVGRNGGATVTSSNAEEMVEWALSQKQRMLFLPDQHLGRNTAVKLGIPLEHMAVWDPIKQKLELDCAVEDVQVILWKGHCSVHMNFLPKHVDNLRVKEPDRNILVHPECTYEVVSASDFAGSTKYIIDMIEASEPGSKWAIGTEMNLVNRLIKDYPDRDIVSLNPFMCPCLTMNRIDLPHFTWILEELVDGRVLNRIQVDGKTASEAKLALAKML; this is translated from the coding sequence ATGACTTCATTGCTTGAAGAACTTCAAATGGCAGATGCCATGCCAAAAAGCTATTTAACAGCATCCGCGGAGGAATTGCATGAACGCGCGAAACGTGCACGTGCAGCTCTCGGAGAACGCTTGTACATCCTCGGTCATCATTACCAGAAAGACGAAGTGATCCACTATGCCGATGTAACCGGCGACTCGCTGCAATTGTCGCAAATCGCAGGGAGACAGACAGCGGATTATATCCTGTTTTGCGGCGTCCATTTTATGGCGGAGACCGCAGATATCCTGACCGAACCGCATCAAGCGGTCATTTTGCCGGATACGCGGGCAGGCTGTTCGATGGCGGATATGGCCAATATCGACCAAACCGAGCGTGCTTGGCAAGAGCTTCAGAAATTGTACGGCGACACGATCGTCCCGCTTACTTACGTCAATTCGACAGCGGCTATCAAAGCGTTTGTCGGCCGCAACGGAGGCGCGACGGTGACTTCCTCGAATGCTGAAGAAATGGTCGAGTGGGCTTTGTCCCAAAAGCAGCGCATGCTGTTCTTGCCCGATCAGCATTTAGGACGCAATACTGCCGTGAAGCTTGGCATTCCGCTCGAGCACATGGCGGTGTGGGACCCGATCAAGCAAAAACTCGAACTCGACTGTGCGGTAGAAGACGTGCAAGTGATTCTCTGGAAAGGGCATTGCTCGGTACATATGAACTTCTTGCCGAAACACGTCGACAACCTGCGCGTCAAAGAACCGGACCGCAACATCCTCGTGCATCCGGAATGCACGTACGAAGTCGTCAGCGCATCCGATTTTGCCGGTTCGACCAAATACATCATCGACATGATCGAAGCGTCCGAACCCGGATCGAAATGGGCAATCGGCACGGAGATGAACCTCGTCAACCGGCTCATCAAAGATTACCCAGACCGCGACATCGTGTCCTTGAATCCGTTTATGTGCCCGTGTTTGACAATGAACCGTATCGACTTGCCGCATTTCACATGGATCTTGGAAGAATTAGTAGATGGCCGCGTCCTCAACCGCATCCAAGTGGACGGGAAAACGGCGAGTGAAGCGAAACTGGCTTTAGCGAAAATGTTATAG
- a CDS encoding GIY-YIG nuclease family protein, with protein sequence MLKNLLNKWLSTPVEEATINVPPAPASKVYLYEPNQAALKQVMESSEIPGEAPGYVYFVQEHMNGSFKIGKTKHVERYMNLFVVKLPFENKLIHLINSGNHHQTKAAFHKHFSDKRLEGEWFSLNQEDVAWLKAGDYPAAIQQTISTTQANVISSSAAINKDEKPLTPKQAEFAKTLLTKLEDRYELAVDFSQLTHKDLNRMSGYFRFKNQGALNNLVSAGVLKEK encoded by the coding sequence ATGCTGAAAAATTTGTTGAACAAATGGTTATCCACACCTGTCGAAGAAGCAACGATCAATGTTCCTCCGGCTCCGGCCTCGAAAGTATATTTATATGAACCAAATCAAGCCGCCCTAAAGCAAGTGATGGAATCCTCTGAAATTCCTGGAGAAGCGCCAGGCTATGTTTATTTTGTTCAAGAGCATATGAATGGCTCTTTCAAAATCGGCAAAACCAAGCATGTGGAACGCTATATGAACCTGTTCGTTGTGAAACTGCCTTTTGAAAACAAATTGATCCATTTGATCAATTCCGGAAACCATCATCAAACAAAAGCCGCCTTCCATAAGCATTTCAGCGATAAGCGGCTTGAGGGTGAATGGTTTTCCTTGAACCAGGAAGATGTGGCATGGCTCAAAGCTGGCGACTATCCTGCAGCGATTCAACAGACCATTTCAACCACTCAAGCCAACGTGATTTCTTCTTCAGCAGCTATCAATAAAGATGAAAAGCCATTAACTCCAAAACAAGCCGAATTTGCTAAAACCCTGCTCACCAAGCTTGAAGACCGTTATGAACTGGCTGTTGATTTTTCTCAGCTGACACACAAAGACTTGAACCGCATGAGCGGCTATTTCCGCTTTAAAAACCAAGGCGCATTGAACAATTTGGTGTCGGCTGGAGTGCTGAAAGAAAAATAA
- a CDS encoding NADH-dependent flavin oxidoreductase — protein sequence MNPQYKPLFEEITLPNGVVLSDRLGVAPMTTYSGNPDGTVSDAELSYYQRRSGLGSLFVSACIAVSENGIAFPNQFVAFKDDVMPRLKQLATEMKSQGSKAILQMQHGGRQGQPDLIEAGETVAPSAIAESADKPTPRALTGEEITDIIRDFGETTRRAIEAGFDGVEIHGANTYLIQQFVSATYNQREDEWGGNLENRLKFGLAVLDEVKQVAAKHADDSFIIGYRLSPEENNAESVGYTIKETQQLVERLIEGGIHYIHVSLMEFKKAPRGMEDGDSIVQILSKQINGRVPFVVVGGVTQPEHAVAALEEGADIIVMGRQALVDPEWTEKVKQGNEADINETIPQELVGKLDIPETMWNAVTSYGMVKVDAKV from the coding sequence ATGAACCCGCAATACAAACCATTATTCGAAGAAATCACCTTGCCGAACGGCGTCGTCCTGTCTGACCGTTTAGGCGTCGCACCGATGACTACCTATTCAGGAAATCCGGACGGCACTGTCTCAGATGCCGAACTTTCGTATTACCAGCGCCGCTCAGGACTCGGCAGCCTGTTCGTCTCTGCCTGCATCGCGGTTTCGGAAAACGGCATCGCTTTCCCGAACCAATTCGTCGCATTCAAAGATGACGTTATGCCGCGCTTGAAGCAACTCGCGACTGAAATGAAATCACAAGGCAGCAAAGCCATCCTGCAAATGCAGCACGGCGGTCGCCAAGGCCAGCCAGATTTGATCGAAGCGGGCGAAACGGTCGCACCGAGCGCCATCGCAGAATCTGCGGACAAGCCAACACCGCGCGCTTTGACAGGAGAAGAAATCACCGACATCATCCGCGATTTCGGTGAAACGACTCGCCGCGCGATCGAAGCCGGATTTGACGGTGTGGAAATCCACGGTGCCAATACGTACTTGATCCAGCAATTCGTCTCAGCTACTTACAACCAGCGTGAAGACGAGTGGGGCGGCAACTTAGAGAACCGTTTGAAATTCGGTTTGGCAGTCTTGGATGAAGTGAAACAAGTAGCTGCAAAACATGCAGACGATAGCTTCATCATCGGCTACCGTTTGTCACCGGAAGAAAACAATGCAGAATCTGTCGGTTACACGATCAAAGAAACGCAACAATTGGTTGAGCGTTTGATCGAAGGCGGCATCCATTATATCCACGTGTCGCTGATGGAATTCAAAAAAGCGCCGCGCGGCATGGAAGATGGGGACAGCATCGTCCAAATCCTGTCGAAACAAATCAACGGCCGTGTGCCGTTTGTCGTAGTCGGCGGCGTGACGCAGCCTGAACACGCGGTAGCTGCGCTTGAAGAAGGCGCGGACATCATCGTCATGGGCCGTCAAGCACTGGTCGATCCGGAATGGACCGAGAAAGTGAAGCAAGGAAACGAAGCAGACATCAACGAAACGATCCCGCAAGAACTGGTCGGCAAACTCGATATCCCGGAAACGATGTGGAACGCTGTGACTTCTTACGGCATGGTCAAAGTTGACGCGAAAGTATAA
- a CDS encoding helix-turn-helix domain-containing protein: MPKLAENLKALRVQNKLSMQVVADHLKIARATYSNFETGKGEPNLKLLVKMADLYNVSLDELAGRQFTPNGVVIDQVRMKTEMNREINAMVKQIANEFIQSKEADIVKRIKKKFSLA; this comes from the coding sequence ATGCCAAAACTAGCTGAAAACTTGAAGGCGCTCAGAGTACAAAATAAGTTATCGATGCAAGTAGTTGCGGATCATCTGAAAATAGCACGGGCAACTTATAGTAACTTCGAAACGGGGAAGGGTGAACCAAACCTCAAGTTGCTGGTGAAAATGGCGGACTTGTACAATGTTTCACTCGATGAACTCGCAGGCCGGCAATTTACGCCGAACGGAGTAGTCATCGATCAAGTAAGAATGAAGACAGAGATGAATAGGGAAATCAATGCAATGGTGAAGCAGATTGCCAATGAATTTATCCAGAGCAAAGAAGCGGATATCGTGAAACGAATCAAAAAGAAGTTCAGTTTGGCATAG
- the nadC gene encoding carboxylating nicotinate-nucleotide diphosphorylase: MNRLKAEQALTQFLLEDIGDRDVSSVLFDRTDTGEALVRMKQSGVVAGLDCYEWGYHLLDQSVEVELLKQDGDRVETGEAIVKITGPIASLLAGERTLLNLIQRMSGVATLTAKCVEALNSDHTRIVDTRKTTPGLRMFEKYAVRAGGGFNHRNGLYDAVMLKDNHIAAAGSITEAVKKVRDSLGHMTMIEVEVETQQQLMEAIDARPDTIMFDNQKPETIRRWVQLVPETIRTEASGGIDLEKLSEYRNTGVDVISIGALTHSVSNLDISMNLSISPKEAVIS, encoded by the coding sequence ATGAATCGCTTAAAAGCAGAACAAGCATTAACACAATTTCTACTTGAAGATATCGGAGACCGCGATGTCTCCTCTGTATTGTTCGATCGTACGGATACAGGCGAAGCACTTGTGCGCATGAAACAAAGCGGCGTCGTGGCAGGTCTCGATTGCTATGAATGGGGCTATCACCTGCTCGATCAGTCAGTCGAAGTGGAATTATTGAAACAAGACGGCGACCGTGTAGAAACGGGAGAGGCGATCGTGAAAATTACTGGGCCTATCGCTTCGCTTCTAGCGGGGGAACGGACCTTATTGAATCTGATCCAGCGCATGAGCGGGGTTGCGACATTGACGGCGAAATGCGTAGAGGCATTGAACTCGGACCACACGCGCATCGTCGATACCCGCAAAACAACACCGGGACTGCGGATGTTCGAAAAATACGCGGTCCGCGCAGGCGGTGGTTTCAACCACCGAAACGGCTTGTACGATGCGGTCATGCTCAAAGACAATCACATCGCAGCGGCCGGATCGATTACCGAAGCGGTAAAAAAAGTGCGCGACTCGCTGGGCCATATGACGATGATCGAAGTGGAAGTCGAAACGCAGCAGCAATTGATGGAAGCGATCGACGCGCGTCCTGACACGATCATGTTTGACAACCAGAAACCGGAAACGATCAGGCGCTGGGTGCAGCTTGTTCCGGAGACGATCCGTACGGAAGCGTCCGGCGGCATCGATCTCGAAAAGCTTTCCGAATACCGTAATACCGGCGTCGACGTCATTTCTATCGGCGCTTTGACGCATAGCGTATCGAATCTCGACATCAGCATGAATCTTTCCATATCCCCGAAGGAGGCAGTAATTTCATGA
- a CDS encoding DinB family protein: protein MDYRIKEQTGFSPKVGELVSMLEYTRAVTLADVEGLSTEELDYLADGQANSIGALLMHMAAIEFVHQVIAFENRDLTERELEQWLVPLELGDKARNEICDQPLDYYLAELKKVRDRTLSLMENVDDSWLYEEGQYFNGVVYNKYYLWFHVVEDETSHRGQIRLLKRMLEKQK, encoded by the coding sequence ATGGACTACCGGATCAAAGAGCAAACAGGATTCTCGCCGAAAGTCGGTGAGCTTGTGTCGATGCTCGAGTATACACGTGCGGTTACATTGGCGGATGTAGAAGGCTTATCGACCGAAGAGCTTGATTATTTGGCTGACGGGCAAGCGAATTCGATCGGGGCGCTATTGATGCACATGGCGGCGATTGAATTTGTCCACCAGGTCATCGCATTCGAAAACCGCGATTTAACGGAGCGAGAGCTGGAGCAATGGCTAGTGCCGCTTGAGCTTGGGGACAAAGCAAGAAATGAAATCTGCGACCAGCCGCTTGATTATTACTTGGCTGAATTAAAAAAGGTCCGGGACCGCACACTGTCGCTTATGGAAAATGTCGACGATAGCTGGTTGTACGAAGAAGGACAGTACTTTAACGGAGTTGTCTACAATAAGTATTATCTCTGGTTTCATGTCGTGGAAGATGAAACAAGCCACCGGGGGCAGATCCGGCTCCTCAAACGGATGCTGGAGAAGCAAAAATAA
- a CDS encoding helix-turn-helix domain-containing protein — MPIIINLDVMLAKRKMSMTELSEKVGVTMPNLSILKNGKAKAIRFSTLEAICKVLDCQPGDVLEYREEE, encoded by the coding sequence ATGCCAATAATCATAAATCTCGATGTCATGCTCGCCAAGCGCAAAATGAGCATGACCGAGCTATCCGAAAAAGTCGGCGTTACCATGCCCAATTTGTCCATCCTGAAGAATGGCAAAGCGAAAGCGATCCGCTTCTCCACGCTCGAAGCCATCTGTAAAGTGCTCGACTGCCAGCCTGGAGACGTATTGGAATACCGGGAGGAAGAGTAG
- a CDS encoding iron-containing alcohol dehydrogenase yields MPISYTGWGALEQLTSEAERLNASNILIVTDPFLEELGMTKKIVEPLEAKGWKTSIYTEVVPEPPLEVGEKLVAYTKENKFDLVIGLGGGSALDLAKLAGVLATHEGKVADYLNLTGERALVDKGIPKILIPTTSGTGSEVTNIAVLSLESSKDVVTHDYLLPDVAIVDPELTISLPPKVTAATGIDALTHAVEAYVSKNANPVTDGLALQAIRLISGSIRTAVEDGENKEARTNMSYGSYLAGLAFFNAGVAGVHALAYPLGGQFHISHGESNAVLLPYVMGYIRPSCEKRMKDIVEAMGVNVTQLAEQEASYTCVEELKKLVADVNIPVSLKGFDIGEDALDSLADDGIKQTRILARSPMPLEREDIYAIYHAAYSGEVAEKKTV; encoded by the coding sequence ATGCCAATCAGCTATACCGGCTGGGGCGCATTGGAGCAATTAACGAGCGAAGCGGAACGCTTGAACGCCAGCAATATTCTCATTGTCACCGACCCGTTTCTTGAAGAATTGGGGATGACGAAAAAAATCGTCGAACCGCTCGAAGCAAAAGGATGGAAAACGAGCATCTATACAGAAGTCGTGCCGGAACCGCCGCTCGAAGTCGGGGAAAAACTGGTCGCTTATACGAAGGAAAACAAATTTGATTTAGTCATCGGCCTTGGCGGCGGCAGTGCCTTAGACCTTGCGAAATTAGCAGGCGTCCTGGCGACGCATGAAGGAAAAGTGGCCGACTACTTGAATTTGACGGGTGAACGAGCGCTAGTCGATAAAGGCATCCCAAAAATATTGATCCCGACTACGTCCGGAACCGGTTCCGAAGTGACGAATATTGCCGTGTTGTCATTGGAATCCTCGAAAGACGTGGTCACTCATGATTATTTGTTGCCGGACGTGGCGATTGTCGACCCGGAATTGACTATTTCCTTGCCGCCGAAAGTGACAGCTGCAACAGGCATCGACGCGTTGACACATGCAGTGGAGGCGTATGTTTCGAAAAATGCCAACCCGGTAACAGACGGCCTGGCTTTGCAGGCGATCCGCTTGATCAGTGGGTCGATCCGCACGGCAGTAGAAGACGGGGAAAACAAAGAAGCGCGCACGAATATGAGCTACGGCAGTTATTTAGCAGGATTGGCCTTTTTCAATGCCGGCGTTGCCGGTGTGCACGCCTTGGCGTATCCGCTTGGCGGCCAGTTCCATATCTCGCACGGTGAATCCAATGCGGTCTTGCTTCCGTATGTCATGGGCTACATCCGCCCAAGCTGTGAGAAGAGAATGAAGGACATCGTGGAGGCGATGGGCGTCAACGTCACGCAATTGGCTGAACAAGAAGCTTCCTATACATGCGTCGAGGAGTTGAAAAAACTCGTCGCCGACGTGAATATTCCCGTGTCGCTGAAAGGCTTCGATATCGGGGAAGACGCCTTGGACAGCTTGGCGGACGACGGCATCAAGCAAACAAGAATCTTGGCGAGAAGTCCGATGCCGCTTGAAAGAGAAGATATTTACGCAATCTACCATGCCGCCTATTCAGGGGAAGTCGCTGAGAAGAAAACGGTGTGA